One genomic window of Halogeometricum sp. S3BR5-2 includes the following:
- a CDS encoding DUF4177 domain-containing protein codes for MSRHEDDRWEYETLRVPREALKKESANPKDEINELAADGWRLVETIDYTGGGTKFLIFERRAPASFGSE; via the coding sequence GTGAGCCGACACGAAGACGACCGCTGGGAGTACGAGACGCTTCGGGTGCCGCGCGAAGCGCTGAAAAAGGAGTCCGCGAACCCGAAAGACGAGATAAACGAGTTGGCGGCCGACGGCTGGCGACTCGTCGAGACGATAGACTACACCGGCGGCGGGACCAAGTTCCTCATCTTCGAGCGTCGAGCCCCCGCCTCGTTCGGGTCCGAGTGA
- a CDS encoding DHH family phosphoesterase, whose protein sequence is MEDELIDSSRLSLSRKSQLPGAGFFYPDSLDEDRAEERVAEAVEGAEAVVVADTDADGLGCVALIREMYGAALDVATFEDDVARRVERWESEGPIDDEEESEADEEEEEPPRSTVALVGAGPYSLDEALERVAEYAPDGIDAYVCDLCPDEYEWVEDELDALLERASSVAWYDHHQWDEETAAAVREAGVDLVVGESDEECSTDVTLRSVDYEFDERWTELAEVTRDHDLWLKEDERSDDLSDYAYWVSPEEYVAVVGAYGVDLPEVVEQFIELRRVEKEELIDAALDRAELKRVGPWTVGVTYGRCSQNEVAEGLRERGADAAVVVKPAGSASIRGSEDFERAHEVARQVNGGGHPKAAGCKPDIYDDMLDYAHHWTTNGAATKRVILAAFERVAEAAEEEAAEDEDEGVDTER, encoded by the coding sequence ATGGAAGACGAACTCATCGACAGCTCCCGCCTGTCGCTCTCGCGGAAGTCGCAGTTGCCCGGCGCGGGCTTCTTCTACCCGGACTCGCTGGACGAGGACCGCGCCGAGGAGAGGGTCGCCGAGGCCGTCGAGGGCGCCGAGGCCGTCGTCGTCGCCGACACCGACGCGGACGGACTCGGCTGCGTCGCGCTGATTCGAGAGATGTACGGCGCCGCCCTCGACGTGGCGACGTTCGAGGACGACGTGGCCCGCCGCGTCGAGCGCTGGGAGTCGGAGGGGCCGATAGACGACGAGGAGGAATCCGAGGCGGACGAAGAAGAGGAGGAGCCGCCGCGGTCGACCGTCGCCCTGGTCGGCGCGGGGCCGTACTCGCTGGACGAGGCGCTCGAACGGGTCGCCGAGTACGCCCCCGACGGTATCGACGCCTACGTCTGCGACCTCTGTCCCGACGAGTACGAGTGGGTCGAAGACGAGTTGGACGCCCTGCTGGAGCGTGCGTCCTCCGTCGCGTGGTACGACCACCACCAGTGGGACGAGGAGACGGCCGCGGCCGTCCGCGAGGCGGGCGTCGACCTCGTCGTCGGCGAGTCCGACGAGGAGTGCTCGACGGACGTGACGCTGCGCTCCGTGGACTACGAGTTCGACGAGCGGTGGACCGAACTCGCGGAAGTGACCCGCGACCACGACCTGTGGCTGAAGGAGGACGAGCGGAGCGACGACCTCTCGGATTACGCCTACTGGGTCAGCCCCGAGGAGTACGTCGCCGTCGTCGGCGCCTACGGCGTGGACCTCCCGGAGGTAGTCGAGCAGTTCATCGAACTCCGGCGCGTGGAGAAGGAGGAACTCATCGACGCCGCCCTCGACCGCGCGGAACTGAAGCGCGTCGGCCCGTGGACGGTCGGCGTCACCTACGGCCGGTGCTCGCAGAACGAGGTGGCCGAGGGCCTGCGCGAACGCGGGGCCGACGCCGCCGTCGTCGTCAAGCCGGCCGGGAGCGCCAGCATCCGCGGTTCGGAGGACTTCGAGCGCGCCCACGAGGTGGCCCGGCAGGTGAACGGCGGCGGTCACCCGAAGGCCGCGGGCTGTAAGCCCGACATCTACGACGACATGCTGGACTACGCGCACCACTGGACGACGAACGGCGCGGCGACGAAGCGCGTCATCCTCGCGGCGTTCGAACGCGTCGCCGAAGCGGCCGAAGAAGAGGCGGCCGAGGACGAAGACGAGGGCGTCGACACGGAGCGGTAG
- a CDS encoding universal stress protein — MFDTIVIATDGSESVRRAVGVALDLADRFDASVHALYVVDAGEVESSPERLREEMREALTERGERALSEVETETDRPVTAAVREGRPATVVGDYAREVDADVVAMGTRGRHGENRFLIGSVAERVVRTCPVPVLTVRQLAEDEEGPTGTPESV; from the coding sequence ATGTTCGACACCATCGTCATCGCGACCGACGGGTCCGAGAGCGTCCGCCGGGCCGTCGGCGTCGCACTGGACCTCGCCGACCGGTTCGACGCGTCGGTTCACGCCCTGTACGTCGTCGACGCGGGCGAGGTGGAGTCCTCGCCGGAGCGACTCCGCGAGGAGATGCGCGAGGCCCTCACCGAACGCGGCGAACGCGCCCTCTCGGAGGTCGAAACCGAGACCGACCGGCCGGTGACGGCGGCGGTTCGCGAGGGGCGGCCCGCCACCGTCGTCGGCGACTACGCCCGCGAGGTGGACGCCGACGTGGTAGCGATGGGGACGCGCGGCAGACACGGCGAGAACCGGTTCCTCATCGGTTCGGTCGCGGAGCGCGTCGTCCGCACCTGTCCGGTCCCGGTGCTGACCGTCCGGCAGTTGGCGGAGGACGAGGAGGGGCCGACCGGGACGCCCGAGTCGGTCTGA
- a CDS encoding universal stress protein encodes MTDRRPLDVNLVLVPVDRSEESTNAVEHAAAVAAEYGAAVHAVHVLGEDVVRAIENGAVDEEDVAADSAAIERTADDFAERYGVDIATSVAYGFSTQSKLRHPGSVILDTADALNADFIVVPREPMSGDPGEVLAKAAEYVLLYASQPVLSV; translated from the coding sequence ATGACTGACCGCCGTCCGTTGGACGTGAATCTCGTCCTCGTTCCCGTCGACCGGAGCGAGGAGTCCACGAACGCCGTCGAACACGCCGCCGCCGTCGCCGCCGAGTACGGCGCCGCGGTCCACGCCGTCCACGTCCTCGGCGAGGACGTGGTCCGCGCCATCGAGAACGGCGCCGTGGACGAGGAGGACGTCGCGGCCGACAGCGCGGCCATCGAACGGACCGCCGACGACTTCGCCGAACGCTACGGCGTCGACATCGCCACATCGGTCGCCTACGGCTTCTCCACGCAGTCGAAACTCCGCCACCCGGGCAGCGTCATCCTCGACACGGCGGACGCGCTGAACGCGGACTTCATCGTCGTCCCGCGCGAACCGATGTCGGGCGACCCCGGCGAGGTGCTGGCGAAGGCGGCCGAGTACGTCCTCCTGTACGCCAGCCAGCCCGTTCTGTCGGTGTAG
- a CDS encoding GNAT family N-acetyltransferase, translated as MSESRRYPDEVAGPFETPPFSFEDREGREIEIRPHDGSDEEFEALVEMYTAFDPADRAQGIPPGQERRIRDWLDNILGEGCLNVVAWDGEDAAGHATLVPDGDASELAIFVLQAYQEAGIGTYLMEVLLGHGAENDVEKVWLTVERWNRAAVGLYKKMGFETSDSESFELEMTLRLAEG; from the coding sequence ATGAGCGAGTCACGCCGCTATCCCGACGAGGTCGCCGGGCCGTTCGAGACTCCGCCGTTCTCGTTCGAGGACCGCGAGGGGCGCGAGATAGAGATTCGACCCCACGACGGGAGCGACGAGGAGTTCGAGGCGCTGGTGGAGATGTACACCGCGTTCGACCCGGCCGACCGGGCGCAGGGCATCCCGCCGGGACAGGAGCGCCGCATCCGCGATTGGTTGGACAACATCCTCGGAGAGGGCTGTCTGAACGTGGTCGCGTGGGACGGCGAGGACGCCGCCGGGCACGCGACGCTCGTCCCCGACGGCGACGCCTCCGAACTCGCCATCTTCGTGCTGCAGGCGTACCAGGAGGCCGGCATCGGGACGTACCTCATGGAGGTGCTGTTGGGCCACGGTGCCGAGAACGACGTGGAGAAGGTGTGGCTGACCGTCGAGCGGTGGAACCGCGCCGCCGTCGGCCTCTACAAGAAGATGGGGTTCGAGACGAGCGATTCGGAGAGCTTCGAGTTGGAGATGACGCTCCGCCTCGCCGAGGGCTGA
- a CDS encoding universal stress protein: MKVLLGVGGSEDSIRAVEQTVSRAAAAGDELTVAVVENDDSDRTREEIEARVEEILADAGVDAEIRHLEGDPGSRLVDTAEEEGFEQIVIGGGQTSPMGKINLGSIAEFVLLNSHVTVSLVR, encoded by the coding sequence ATGAAGGTGCTCTTGGGCGTCGGCGGGAGCGAGGACTCGATACGGGCCGTCGAACAGACCGTCTCGCGGGCGGCCGCGGCGGGCGACGAGTTGACCGTCGCCGTCGTCGAGAACGACGACTCCGACCGCACGCGCGAGGAGATCGAAGCCCGAGTCGAAGAGATTCTCGCCGACGCGGGCGTCGACGCCGAGATACGCCACCTGGAGGGCGACCCCGGCAGCAGACTGGTCGACACCGCCGAGGAGGAGGGCTTCGAGCAGATCGTCATCGGGGGCGGACAGACGAGTCCGATGGGGAAGATAAACCTCGGGAGCATCGCGGAGTTCGTCCTCCTGAACTCGCACGTGACGGTGTCTCTGGTCCGATGA
- a CDS encoding DUF5806 family protein codes for MTDEDPTAADREDRADAEAGGTEETGSKRDAAAESASTRDTAASTEATADAGSDSADESASEGTADDPTDAASDPEIPRDVQKYARFKKMDGAQYDRVNEFLRDRTYITAREWAIARLCSDFRTETGVEMTKIGENLPELVPFMTDTYSPQAVNQARSSFEGKVQKAGATFLYGAMSGFFTAEELDELMYEVTEVAKFLLEVEGVDLSVEDELEAEERISSVMREVRDASADLRREETAEDSEDANADAGAGADADTDD; via the coding sequence ATGACCGACGAGGACCCGACGGCGGCGGACCGCGAGGACCGGGCCGACGCCGAGGCGGGGGGGACGGAGGAGACGGGGTCGAAGCGCGACGCGGCGGCCGAGTCGGCGTCGACGAGGGACACGGCGGCGTCGACGGAGGCGACGGCGGACGCCGGGAGCGACTCGGCCGACGAGTCCGCATCCGAAGGGACGGCCGACGACCCGACCGACGCGGCTTCCGACCCCGAGATTCCGCGCGACGTGCAGAAGTACGCACGCTTCAAGAAGATGGACGGCGCGCAGTACGACCGGGTGAACGAGTTCCTGCGCGACCGGACGTACATCACCGCCCGCGAGTGGGCCATCGCGCGCCTCTGCTCGGACTTCCGCACCGAGACGGGCGTCGAGATGACGAAGATAGGCGAGAACCTCCCCGAGTTGGTCCCGTTCATGACTGACACCTACTCGCCGCAGGCGGTCAATCAGGCCCGGTCGTCGTTCGAGGGGAAGGTACAGAAGGCGGGCGCGACGTTCCTCTACGGCGCGATGTCGGGCTTCTTCACCGCGGAGGAACTGGACGAGTTGATGTACGAGGTGACCGAGGTGGCGAAGTTCCTCCTCGAAGTCGAGGGCGTCGACCTCTCGGTGGAGGACGAACTCGAAGCCGAGGAGCGAATCTCCAGCGTCATGCGCGAGGTACGCGACGCCAGCGCGGACCTGCGGCGCGAGGAGACGGCCGAGGACAGTGAGGACGCGAATGCGGACGCGGGCGCCGGCGCGGACGCCGACACCGACGACTGA
- a CDS encoding DUF7529 family protein — MSDPNRGPERGRNSSESPPRSDARAFWDAVVDEMEATAAAYRDVGWAVTELHPGEVRPVPAYVDTGGTDRAGLDILVPAEEFEAAERLVEAGDFDAHDVSRTEEGETVFAVVMLKNGSDAEAVAVPVYYPRGAAAPMLERVEARGEMRLYVRPPSADRRVELALTDPETLLSGGK; from the coding sequence GTGAGCGACCCGAATCGAGGACCCGAACGTGGGCGGAACTCCTCCGAGTCGCCCCCACGTTCCGACGCGCGGGCGTTCTGGGACGCCGTCGTCGACGAGATGGAGGCGACGGCGGCGGCATACCGCGACGTCGGGTGGGCCGTCACCGAACTCCACCCCGGCGAGGTGCGGCCGGTGCCGGCGTACGTCGATACCGGCGGAACGGACCGCGCCGGACTCGACATCCTCGTTCCCGCCGAGGAGTTCGAGGCGGCCGAGCGACTGGTCGAGGCGGGGGATTTCGACGCTCACGACGTGTCCCGCACGGAGGAGGGAGAGACGGTGTTCGCCGTCGTCATGCTGAAGAACGGGTCGGACGCCGAGGCCGTCGCGGTCCCGGTGTACTACCCGAGAGGGGCCGCGGCGCCGATGCTCGAACGGGTCGAAGCGCGCGGCGAGATGCGCCTGTACGTGCGGCCGCCGTCGGCCGACCGGCGGGTCGAGTTGGCGCTGACAGACCCGGAGACGCTGCTGTCCGGCGGGAAGTGA
- a CDS encoding dihydroorotase, with translation MSLLVTDATLADGRVRDVRVEGERIAAVEESLDPREGDRVLNASGKMLFPGAVDPHVHFREPGFSHKETWASGSRSAAAGGVTVVADQPNTTPPTVSGEAFDGKEALAAESVVDFGISGGVTPEWDPDSLFDRPLFALGEVFLADSTGDMGIEADLFADAAERAAEAGVTVTVHAEDADLFDESARERDAGGTGRAADADVWSQYRAAEAEAAAVERAVEVGTESGADVHIAHTSTPEGVDAATAGGATCEVTPHHLFLSREDATELGTYGRMNPPLRSEERRAAMWERLVDGEIDAVATDHAPHTRAEKDVGLWEAPSGVPGVETMLPLLLERARRGEISYERVRDVTAANAAEIFDLPSKGRIEVGRDADLVLFDPEESREIRGADLHSNCGWTPFEGMRGVFPETTVVRGRVVYENGSFEDADGENVRE, from the coding sequence ATGTCACTGCTCGTCACCGACGCGACGCTGGCCGACGGCCGCGTGCGCGACGTTCGAGTCGAAGGGGAGCGCATCGCCGCCGTCGAGGAGTCGCTCGACCCGCGCGAGGGCGACCGCGTCCTGAACGCGTCGGGAAAGATGCTGTTTCCGGGCGCCGTCGACCCGCACGTCCACTTCCGCGAACCCGGCTTCTCGCACAAGGAGACGTGGGCGTCCGGGTCCCGAAGCGCCGCCGCCGGCGGCGTCACCGTCGTCGCCGACCAACCGAACACGACGCCGCCGACCGTCTCTGGCGAGGCGTTCGACGGCAAGGAGGCGCTGGCGGCCGAATCTGTCGTCGACTTCGGAATCAGCGGCGGCGTCACGCCAGAGTGGGACCCGGACTCGCTGTTCGACCGGCCGCTGTTCGCGCTGGGAGAGGTCTTCTTGGCCGACTCGACCGGCGATATGGGCATCGAGGCGGACCTGTTCGCCGACGCGGCCGAACGGGCCGCCGAGGCGGGCGTGACCGTCACCGTCCACGCCGAGGACGCCGACCTGTTCGACGAATCGGCCAGAGAGCGAGACGCCGGCGGGACGGGTCGGGCGGCCGACGCCGACGTGTGGAGTCAGTACCGCGCCGCCGAGGCCGAGGCGGCGGCCGTCGAACGCGCCGTCGAGGTGGGGACCGAGTCGGGCGCGGACGTCCACATCGCGCACACCAGCACGCCCGAGGGCGTCGACGCCGCGACGGCCGGCGGCGCGACGTGCGAGGTGACGCCGCACCACCTCTTTCTCTCGCGGGAGGACGCGACCGAGTTGGGGACGTACGGCCGGATGAACCCGCCGCTCCGGAGCGAGGAGCGCCGCGCGGCGATGTGGGAGCGCCTCGTCGACGGCGAGATAGACGCCGTCGCAACCGACCACGCGCCGCACACGCGCGCCGAGAAGGACGTGGGACTGTGGGAGGCGCCGAGCGGCGTCCCCGGCGTCGAGACGATGCTGCCGCTCCTGTTGGAACGGGCGCGGCGGGGGGAGATATCGTACGAACGCGTCCGCGACGTGACCGCCGCCAACGCCGCCGAGATATTCGACCTGCCGTCGAAGGGTCGAATCGAGGTCGGACGGGACGCGGACCTCGTGCTGTTCGACCCCGAGGAGAGCCGGGAGATTCGCGGCGCGGACCTGCACTCGAACTGCGGATGGACGCCGTTCGAGGGGATGCGCGGCGTCTTCCCCGAGACGACGGTCGTCCGCGGACGCGTCGTCTACGAGAACGGGTCGTTCGAGGACGCGGACGGCGAGAACGTCCGCGAGTGA
- a CDS encoding lipoate--protein ligase family protein, which produces MSGDEGSTVRVVRGRAATREADRAATERMREAAGETGEPGFRAWTPHRQVAFGRRDARTEGYDRAREAAESRGYPTVERSVGGRAVAYTGRTVAFASAVPAGEGRAGLDDRYEAATTAVVRALRGLGVAARRGEPPESFCPGAHSVQAHGKICGIAQRVRRDAALVSGVVVVADHEELAAVLDPVYEALGVPFDPESVGSVARGGGPADSERVCRALEDAFVGDAERRVEEAGDIAE; this is translated from the coding sequence ATGAGCGGTGACGAGGGGTCGACCGTCCGCGTGGTCCGCGGACGCGCGGCGACGCGGGAGGCCGACCGAGCGGCGACCGAACGGATGCGCGAGGCGGCCGGCGAGACGGGCGAACCCGGGTTCCGCGCGTGGACGCCGCACCGGCAGGTAGCGTTCGGCCGCCGGGACGCGCGCACCGAGGGGTACGACCGGGCCCGCGAAGCGGCCGAGTCGCGCGGCTACCCGACTGTCGAGCGGAGCGTCGGCGGCCGCGCCGTCGCCTACACCGGGCGGACGGTGGCGTTCGCCTCCGCGGTGCCCGCCGGCGAGGGGCGGGCCGGACTTGACGACCGCTACGAGGCGGCGACGACGGCCGTCGTCCGCGCCCTCCGGGGACTCGGCGTCGCGGCGCGGCGGGGCGAACCCCCGGAATCGTTCTGTCCGGGCGCTCACTCCGTGCAGGCGCACGGGAAGATATGCGGCATCGCTCAGCGCGTCCGCCGCGACGCCGCCCTCGTCTCCGGCGTCGTCGTCGTCGCCGACCACGAGGAACTCGCGGCCGTGCTGGACCCCGTCTACGAGGCGCTGGGCGTGCCGTTCGACCCCGAGTCGGTCGGCAGCGTCGCGCGCGGCGGCGGCCCGGCCGACTCGGAACGCGTCTGCCGCGCCCTCGAAGACGCCTTCGTCGGCGACGCGGAGCGACGGGTCGAGGAGGCGGGCGACATCGCAGAGTAG
- a CDS encoding DUF4385 domain-containing protein: protein MSEGGGDGSGEGENGPEHDVDFREHPEEYDIGRGEEDVFKVEPYKSELLPHWSYADEASAEESARAIYERYESYREEGDFVGMDMARKYLQMGYTRSMRYARYPGGQKYDDGEEREPEEWADEGKRAAAVVFEEYLERVRDDEKYREMKDEHRERRG, encoded by the coding sequence ATGAGCGAGGGCGGCGGCGACGGAAGCGGAGAGGGAGAGAACGGCCCCGAGCACGACGTCGACTTCCGCGAACACCCCGAGGAGTACGACATCGGCCGCGGCGAGGAGGACGTCTTCAAGGTCGAACCGTACAAGTCGGAACTCCTGCCGCACTGGTCGTACGCCGACGAGGCGTCCGCCGAGGAGTCGGCGCGGGCCATCTACGAGCGCTACGAGTCCTACCGAGAGGAGGGCGACTTCGTCGGGATGGACATGGCTCGCAAGTACCTCCAGATGGGGTACACGCGGTCGATGCGCTACGCGCGGTATCCGGGCGGGCAGAAGTACGACGACGGCGAGGAGCGCGAACCCGAGGAGTGGGCCGACGAGGGGAAGCGGGCCGCCGCGGTCGTCTTCGAGGAGTACCTCGAACGCGTCCGCGACGACGAGAAGTATCGGGAGATGAAGGACGAGCACCGCGAGCGGCGCGGGTAG